The window GCGGAAAGTCCTATATTCGTGGGTGGTGGAGTATATGCACAGCCTCCCGCGTTATGTGGGCAAAGTGAAGGAGAAAAAGGAGGTGAAGGGTCATGCGTGAGCTTGTAAAGCCCTTTGTTATCAGCGGCGCATTCATCGCGGCGGCGGTATTTTGTGCAGGGGCGATGAATTCGTGGGACGACGGGCGAAACGCTGTCCTCGTCGAGGAGGTCTACACGGTGCGCCCCGGGGATACGATCTGGGGCATCGCGGAGGAGTTCTGTGCGAAGAACACGGGGACGCGGCGTTACATCCTCGAATACAAGGCGGGGATGGAGGAAAACAATCCGTGGCTCGTGGAGCGGCGCGGGGAGATTTACCCCGGCGATGAGATCAAGGTGACGTACTGGGTGAAGGGGGAAGAGGAATGACGCGGGAAGGCTTTGAAAAAACCATCAGTGCGTTTGACGATACGGAGGCGTTTCTTTGTGCGGCTCATGTGGATGGCGTGCTTGCCATAGCAGTGAAAGGGCCGATAGAAACCGTTATTGCCGGAGCGATTCAGATCATTGTTGATAAGGCAGAACGCTCGGACGATACCATGGACTACCTCGTTTTGGCATCCGGTATGTTGCACAATGCGATGCTCAGTGAATTGCAGCGTAAAAAGGAGGCGCAGGAATGAAGAAGTGGCAGACGCGGCGCGAGCTGGTGACAAAGAATCTGCCGATGTGGCGTGTGTTCCGCGAAGTGGACGGCGTGGA of the Selenomonas dianae genome contains:
- a CDS encoding LysM peptidoglycan-binding domain-containing protein, which codes for MRELVKPFVISGAFIAAAVFCAGAMNSWDDGRNAVLVEEVYTVRPGDTIWGIAEEFCAKNTGTRRYILEYKAGMEENNPWLVERRGEIYPGDEIKVTYWVKGEEE